In Deltaproteobacteria bacterium, the sequence GGAGTGTTTGTCGTCCGCAGTGAAGAGGGACGAGGATGGAATTCGCGATCCAAGTGGCCGGCGGCCAAGTCCGCCACGACAAGTCTGGCATCGAGGCCGTGATCGAAGAGGCACAGCTAGCCGAGGCGGTCGGGTTCAGCGCGATCTTCGTCCCGGATCACTATTGCTTCGAGGCGTTGGGAGTGCTGCAGACGAACGTCCCCGCCTACGAGATGTTCTTCGTGATGGCGACGCTGGCGCAGCGGACGAAGACCATCAAGATCGGCAGCCACGTCGCCTGCATGGTGTTCCGCCACCCGGCAATGCACGCGCGGCTGTTCGCACAGCTCGATGAAGCCAGCGGCGGCCGCGTGATCGCGGGTATTGGCGCCGGGTGGACGCGCGCCGAGTTCGCGATGATGGGGATCGCGTTCCCGGAGGTCACCGAGCGCTTGCGGATCATGGACGAAGCGGTGGCGATCATCCGCGGCTTGTGGGGCGCCGCGCCGTTCACGTTCCACGGCAAGTACTTCCAGGTCACCGAGGCCGTATGCCTTCCCAAACCGATGCAGCAACCGCATCCGCCGCTGATGCTCGGTGGCAGCGGCAACGGCATCCTGCGGCGCGCCGGCGAGTGGGCCGACATCATCCACATGGTGCCGGTGATCGGCGCGGCCGGCACGACGACGATCGAAGAGATCGGCAAGTTCAGCGACGCATCCCTCGCCGAGAAACTCGCGCGGGTTCGGCGCGCCGAAGCGATCGCGGGACGGCCGCGCGGTGGTGTCCGCTTCGCCTCGACGATCTTCAACTACCTGATGACCAGCTCGTCGCAACAAACCCGCGCGATGGCCACGCGGCTCGGCGGCGTTTTCGGTCTCACGCCCGAGGAGTTGCTCAAGCATCCGATCGCCTTGATCGGCACACCCGAGGAAATGATCGCCGAGCTGCGCCGCCGCCAAGCGACGCACGGGTTGTCGCTGCTGGCCATCAACTTCAGCCACCCCGATCACATCCGGAATTTCGGCGAGCAGGTGATCGCGAAACTGCGCTAGCGGGACCATCCCAACCCACGACTTCGTTTAGAATCGGCGACCTGCAACACGCTTCAGCCGCCGGCCACCGGCGGAAAGATGCTCAGCACATCACCGTCGCTCAGCCGGCGAGCGAAGTCACGGTCATGATCGCCGTTGACGAGGATCATCTGCGCGCTCGCGCGTGGGATGTTCATGCGCATGAGCAAGTCGCCGATGGTGGTGCCGTCGGGCAAATCAAGATCGCACTTTCCACGCGGAGATCCGATGGGCAGTTGCTTGCGCAGACTGGCGAAGAGACGGAGCTCGATCTTCATGGAGTCTCGGCACGCCTCGCGCATATGGCTGATCGCATATCGCAGATGGCGCGGAAGGCCATCAGCCATCTGCCATACGCCAGCGGTGCCTCGGCCTCATTTGGTTAGTGCTTCGCTGCATCCTTCGCCGGTGGCGGTGTCTTGTAAATCCCCGGCGTCGGCGTCCGCGGTAGGTTGTCGAAGTTCGCCGGCTGCGTTCCGACCAGGGTCGCGTGATGTTCGCTTGGTGTCGTGGGCGGGCTGAGGTGATTGAAGTGATATCCGCGCGACTTCGATGACGTTCCGATCGTAGTCTGTGCCAACAACTTGGACGCGGCGCGGCTGGCAACGTAGACGCGGCGCAGATCCCAGGGCCGCTCGTGCAGGTAGTGCTTCCATTCCGCGAGATCCACCTGCGATTGGATCAGCCCCTTCAGCATACCGACGTCGGTCAGCATTGTTGTGTCTTCGATCGGGCCGACGATGATGCCACCGACGAGTCGCGTGCCGTCCCACACCAGCTTGCGGTACACCGGCCGCGCGGCATTCCACACCACGGTGGTGTCGCCGGTGTCCTGCCAGCGGCCGAAGCTGGTGCAGTGGAGGTTGGCCACGTCGAGAATGTTCATCACCAAACTGCCGGGGTAGGTCCGCGTCTGACCCGCCATGTTGGCGCCGGCGATGCGGCCATGATCGACCGCAGTGGTCTGAATCGCATGAATCACCGGCGGACCGCCGAGCAGATTGGGACCTTGGGCAACGTCGCCGGCCGCATAGATCCCCGGCACCTTGGTCTGCATGTGCACATCGACCACGATGCCCTTCTCGACGTGAATGCCTGATCCGTCGA encodes:
- a CDS encoding NAD(P)/FAD-dependent oxidoreductase translates to MSHHVIIGGGPAGINAIETIRQIDTGATVTLISDERAYARMALPYFLAKEIPAAHLDTGSDEYFDRLQVTRRIGRRAERIDSSARTVELDDGEVITFDTLLIATGSAPIQPAIPGADGRHVHNLWTLADAIKVMESAEAKRPSVVLVGAGFIGLIILNALHKLGWKLAVVELEGQILPRMLDRRGAEAAEAWLRARGIDVYTGCSVRAIKGARKKTVALSDGQVLTANLVVLSTGIRPNVGFLDGSGIHVEKGIVVDVHMQTKVPGIYAAGDVAQGPNLLGGPPVIHAIQTTAVDHGRIAGANMAGQTRTYPGSLVMNILDVANLHCTSFGRWQDTGDTTVVWNAARPVYRKLVWDGTRLVGGIIVGPIEDTTMLTDVGMLKGLIQSQVDLAEWKHYLHERPWDLRRVYVASRAASKLLAQTTIGTSSKSRGYHFNHLSPPTTPSEHHATLVGTQPANFDNLPRTPTPGIYKTPPPAKDAAKH
- a CDS encoding LLM class flavin-dependent oxidoreductase, which gives rise to MEFAIQVAGGQVRHDKSGIEAVIEEAQLAEAVGFSAIFVPDHYCFEALGVLQTNVPAYEMFFVMATLAQRTKTIKIGSHVACMVFRHPAMHARLFAQLDEASGGRVIAGIGAGWTRAEFAMMGIAFPEVTERLRIMDEAVAIIRGLWGAAPFTFHGKYFQVTEAVCLPKPMQQPHPPLMLGGSGNGILRRAGEWADIIHMVPVIGAAGTTTIEEIGKFSDASLAEKLARVRRAEAIAGRPRGGVRFASTIFNYLMTSSSQQTRAMATRLGGVFGLTPEELLKHPIALIGTPEEMIAELRRRQATHGLSLLAINFSHPDHIRNFGEQVIAKLR
- a CDS encoding MoaD/ThiS family protein, translated to MKIELRLFASLRKQLPIGSPRGKCDLDLPDGTTIGDLLMRMNIPRASAQMILVNGDHDRDFARRLSDGDVLSIFPPVAGG